GTCATCCGCCGACGTCGAGCGCGGCCCCGTCCGACGGGCGGCGGTGGCTGCCGGGCGTCTCGGTGTACTCGGCCGGGGTCCGGGCGCCGTCCTCGGGGGACTCGGTGCCGGCGGGCGGCTGAGCGGGTGGGGGGACGTCGGTCGCCGCCGGAGGCGGTGGGGCGACGGACGATCCCGACGCGGGGCGCGGAGCGGGGGAGTCGGCAGTCATGGCCGGTCGTGCTTGCGAACGGCAGGCCATCGGCGCGGCAACGCGCTCCGCGCGCGACGCCCCTGGCGTGAACACGCCCGTCCGGAGCGGGTAAAACTCACGTAAGTTGTTGCGCGGACGAACGTTAGTGCTGAGGACTGCGATGCGAAGCGACGGCCGGATGACGAGCGGGATGGAGCAGGTGGGAGGACTCGGGCGCGGGCGCGTGGAGCCTCTCGTCGACCTCGACGGGGCGGAGGCGGTCGACCTGGACCGTCTAGAGCGCGGGCTGGCGCTCGTCGCCGAACGCGTCGGCGAGGGACGGTACCGGGTGAGCGGCGGGGCGGGGGACCACTGGGTCGACCTCGTCACCTCCGCGCACCCGCGCTGCGACTGCGGCGACCACGTGTGGCGCGACCAGGTCTGCAAACACATTCTCGCGGCGCTGCTGCGCGAGGGGAACGAGCACGTCGTGCGCGCGCTCGGGACGGTGGTCGCTCGCGCGCGCCAGGCGGCGCCCGTCCGTCGCGCGGCGTAGCGCACAGGGCGATCGTGTTGGTCAAGGGTGGACCTCCGCCGAACGCAAGCGCTACTTGCTGTGGCGCGCCCGGACGGCGGAGTCCGGCAGCCCCGCCGCGAGGGCCGCGACCCCGCGCGCGAAGCCGTCGCGCGGCCCGCTCGCTCCGTACAGCCCCGCCGCCCCGAGCGCGACGAAGCCGTGGAGGAACGCCCACACGGCCACTGCACCCCCGGTGTCGTCCGCGTCGCCCGTGAGCGCGCCGACGACCGCCAGCAGCCGGTTCCAGAGGGCCTTCCGCTCCTCCCCGGGCCGGGCCTGGACGGCGGCGTCGGCGAGCAGCGCGTAGAGCGCGGGCCGTCCGCGGGCGAAGCGGACGTAGACGTCCGCGGTCGCCCGGAGCGCCGCCGCGGGGTCGCCCGACCGCTCGGCGGGCACGCGCGCGAGTGCGGCGTCGATCTCCGCCGCGAGCCCCGCCGCCGCGCACTCGGCGACGAGCGCCTCGAGCCCGGCGAGGTCGCCGACGTGCTTGTAGAGCGACGCCGGCCGTACGCCGAGCGCGCCGGCGACCGCCCGCATGCCGAGGGCGGGGCGGCCCTCGCGCTCGACGAGCGCGAGCGCGGCGTCGACCACCGCGCCGCGACTCAGTTTGGCGGGATAGACCATGACGAACAACGTACGTCTTGACGAGTGCGCGGGCAATGCGTACACTACCGCTTCAAGACGTACGACGTTCATCTTGTCGACCGGAGCCCGCCATGCGCGTCACCCGCCCCACCCCGACCCTCGCCGTCGCCACGCGCTACGGCTTCGTCAACGCCGCGCTCGTGCGCGACGGCGAGGGGACCGTCACCCTCGTCGACGCGGGCCTGCGGGGGAGCGCGCCCGCCCTCCTCGACGCCGCACGGGCCCTGTCCGGCGCCGCCGCGGCCGGCGGCCGGATCGCGCGCGTCGCCCTCACCCACGCCCACGTCGACCACGTGGGCTCGCTCGACGCGCTCGCCGCCGCGCTCCCCGGCGTCGAGGTCGCGATCGGCGCACGCGAGGCTCGCCTGCTGGCCGGCGACATGGCGCTCCTGCCGGCCGAGGCCGATCGCCCGCTCCGCGGCGGCTTCGTGCCGGTCACGACGCGCCCGACGCGGCTGCTGGCCGACGGCGACCGGGTGGGCGCGCTCCGCGCGGTGGCGACCCCGGGGCACACGCCTGGGCACTTCGCCTTCTTCGACGAACGCGACGGCACGCTGATCGCGGGCGACGCGCTCCAGACGGCGGGCGCCTGGGGCGCGGGCGTCGTCGTGGCGGGCGTGCCCGCGCCCGGCTTCCCGATCTCGCCGTTCACGACCTGGGACCCCACCGCCGCGCTCGCCAGCG
The Gemmatimonadetes bacterium T265 genome window above contains:
- a CDS encoding TetR family transcriptional regulator; this translates as MVYPAKLSRGAVVDAALALVEREGRPALGMRAVAGALGVRPASLYKHVGDLAGLEALVAECAAAGLAAEIDAALARVPAERSGDPAAALRATADVYVRFARGRPALYALLADAAVQARPGEERKALWNRLLAVVGALTGDADDTGGAVAVWAFLHGFVALGAAGLYGASGPRDGFARGVAALAAGLPDSAVRARHSK
- the yobT gene encoding hypothetical protein; the protein is MRVTRPTPTLAVATRYGFVNAALVRDGEGTVTLVDAGLRGSAPALLDAARALSGAAAAGGRIARVALTHAHVDHVGSLDALAAALPGVEVAIGAREARLLAGDMALLPAEADRPLRGGFVPVTTRPTRLLADGDRVGALRAVATPGHTPGHFAFFDERDGTLIAGDALQTAGAWGAGVVVAGVPAPGFPISPFTTWDPTAALASAERIAALAPARLVTGHGAVLARPAAALARAVERARRRLDGRRPATAGRGARAA